A window of Strigops habroptila isolate Jane chromosome 5, bStrHab1.2.pri, whole genome shotgun sequence contains these coding sequences:
- the AGPS gene encoding alkyldihydroxyacetonephosphate synthase, peroxisomal isoform X2 → MKGFSEAKCIFHSAIRKHPLFYGELCMRCKPRTMESASHAAYPFLHCTVIRWAMEPCLAVGIKWQELLKWNGWGYNDSKFIFNKKGQAEFTGKRYRLGGMVLPTFKEWIEKTFGASLDHKTTSRATLNVNDVPPSIVNEEFLQDLRATKISYSQDAEDRVFRAHGHCLHEIFILREGMFKRVPDIVVWPVCHEDVVKIVELACKHNLCVIPFGGGTSVSSALECPEEEKRTILSLDTSQMNRILWIDEKNLTACVEAGIVGQDLEKQLSESGFCTGHEPDSMEFSSLGGWVATRASGMKKNIYGNIEDMVIHIKMVTPRGIVEKNCQVPRMSTGPDIHHFIMGSEGTLGVVTEVTIKIRPVPEYQKYGSVVFPNFERGVACLREVAKQRCAPASIRLVDNAQFQFGHALKPQVASIFTSFLDGLKKFYITKFKGFDPNILCVATLLFEGDREKVLQHEKQVYDIATKFGGLAAGEDNGQRGYMLTFVIAYLRDLGLDYYIIGESFETSVPWDRVLDLCRNVKERIVRECKEKGVQFAPLSTCRVTQTYDAGACVYFYFAFNYRGISDPIHVYEQIERAAREEILANGGSLSHHHGVGKLRKRWMKESISDVGLGMLRSVKEYVDPNNIFGNKNLL, encoded by the exons gCAAGAACTTCTGAAATGGAATGGATGGGGATATAATGACTCCAAATTCATCTTCAATAAGAAGGGTCAAGCAGAATTCACAGGAAAAAG GTACAGATTAGGTGGTATGGTATTACCAACTTTTAAGGAATGGATAGAAAAAACCTTTGGAGCCAGTCTGGATCACAAAACTACCTCTAGA GCAACCTTAAATGTTAATGATGTACCTCCATCCATTGtaaatgaagaatttcttcaggATCTTAGAGCCACTAAAATCTCATACTCGCAGGATGCAGAAGATAGGGTATTCAGAGCTCATG GTCACTGCCTACATGAGATATTTATACTCAGGGAAGGAATGTTTAAGCGAGTTCCTGATATAGTTGTATGGCCTG TTTGCCATGAAGATGTAGTTAAAATTGTGGAATTAGCCTGCAAACACAATCTCTGCGTAATACCATTTGGTG GAGGGACGAGTGTGTCTAGTGCCCTTGAATgtcctgaagaagaaaaaagaacgATTCTGTCGCTGGATACATCACAAATG AATCGGATTCTCTGGATAGATGAGAAGAACTTAACAGCTTGTGTGGAAGCTGGCATTGTTGGTCAAGATCTggaaaaacag ctTTCTGAAAGTGGCTTCTGTACAGGCCATGAACCAGACTCCATGGAGTTCAGCTCACTAGGAGGATGGGTAGCAACACGAGCATCAGGCATGAAAAAAAACATCTATGGAAACATTGAAGATATG GTGATTCATATAAAAATGGTAACCCCTAGAGGAATAGTAGAAAAAAACTGTCAAGTACCTCGCATGTCAACGGGACCTGATATCCATCACTTCATTATGGGATCTGAAG gGACTCTTGGAGTGGTTACTGAAGTTACGATAAAGATTCGCCCAGTCCCTGAATACCAGAAGTATGGCTCTGTGGTCTTCCCTAACTTTGAACGAGGGGTGGCCTGCTTAAGGGAAGTGGCAAAGCAG AGATGTGCTCCTGCATCAATTCGCCTTGTTGACAATGCACAGTTTCAGTTTG GTCATGCTCTTAAACCACAAGTTGCTTCCATTTTTACATCGTTTTTGGATGGACTGAAAAAATTCTACATCACGAAG ttTAAAGGATTTGATCCCAACATACTGTGTGTAGCTACCTTGCTCTTTGAAGGTGATAGAGAGAAGGTGCTTCAGCATGAAAAGCAAGTCTATGATATTGCCACCAAGTTTGG TGGCTTGGCAGCGGGAGAAGATAATGGACAGAGAGGATATATGCTGACATTTGTCATCGCTTACCTTCGG GACCTGGGCCTGGATTACTATATAATAGGAGAATCATTTGAGACATCTGTTCCTTGGGATAG GGTTTTGGACCTTTGTAGGAATGTAAAGGAAAGGATAGTAagagaatgcaaagaaaagggtGTTCAATTTGCACCTCTTTCCACCTGCAG GGTGACACAGACTTATGATGCAGGTGCATGTGTCTACTTCTACTTTGCCTTTAACTACAGAGGAATTAGTGATCCTATTCATGTCTATGAACAAATTGAG AGGGCTGCTAGAGAAGAAATACTTGCCAATGGAGGAAGTCTGTCACATCACCATGGAG tagGCAAATTGCGGAAGCGCTGGATGAAGGAGAGCATCTCTGATGTTGGCCTGGGAATGCTGAGATCCGTTAAAGAATACGTGGACCCCAATAAcatctttggaaacaaaaatcttttataA
- the AGPS gene encoding alkyldihydroxyacetonephosphate synthase, peroxisomal isoform X4 → MKMRCGNSILLPPLKCRWQELLKWNGWGYNDSKFIFNKKGQAEFTGKRYRLGGMVLPTFKEWIEKTFGASLDHKTTSRATLNVNDVPPSIVNEEFLQDLRATKISYSQDAEDRVFRAHGHCLHEIFILREGMFKRVPDIVVWPVCHEDVVKIVELACKHNLCVIPFGGGTSVSSALECPEEEKRTILSLDTSQMNRILWIDEKNLTACVEAGIVGQDLEKQLSESGFCTGHEPDSMEFSSLGGWVATRASGMKKNIYGNIEDMVIHIKMVTPRGIVEKNCQVPRMSTGPDIHHFIMGSEGTLGVVTEVTIKIRPVPEYQKYGSVVFPNFERGVACLREVAKQRCAPASIRLVDNAQFQFGHALKPQVASIFTSFLDGLKKFYITKFKGFDPNILCVATLLFEGDREKVLQHEKQVYDIATKFGGLAAGEDNGQRGYMLTFVIAYLRDLGLDYYIIGESFETSVPWDRVLDLCRNVKERIVRECKEKGVQFAPLSTCRVTQTYDAGACVYFYFAFNYRGISDPIHVYEQIERAAREEILANGGSLSHHHGVGKLRKRWMKESISDVGLGMLRSVKEYVDPNNIFGNKNLL, encoded by the exons gCAAGAACTTCTGAAATGGAATGGATGGGGATATAATGACTCCAAATTCATCTTCAATAAGAAGGGTCAAGCAGAATTCACAGGAAAAAG GTACAGATTAGGTGGTATGGTATTACCAACTTTTAAGGAATGGATAGAAAAAACCTTTGGAGCCAGTCTGGATCACAAAACTACCTCTAGA GCAACCTTAAATGTTAATGATGTACCTCCATCCATTGtaaatgaagaatttcttcaggATCTTAGAGCCACTAAAATCTCATACTCGCAGGATGCAGAAGATAGGGTATTCAGAGCTCATG GTCACTGCCTACATGAGATATTTATACTCAGGGAAGGAATGTTTAAGCGAGTTCCTGATATAGTTGTATGGCCTG TTTGCCATGAAGATGTAGTTAAAATTGTGGAATTAGCCTGCAAACACAATCTCTGCGTAATACCATTTGGTG GAGGGACGAGTGTGTCTAGTGCCCTTGAATgtcctgaagaagaaaaaagaacgATTCTGTCGCTGGATACATCACAAATG AATCGGATTCTCTGGATAGATGAGAAGAACTTAACAGCTTGTGTGGAAGCTGGCATTGTTGGTCAAGATCTggaaaaacag ctTTCTGAAAGTGGCTTCTGTACAGGCCATGAACCAGACTCCATGGAGTTCAGCTCACTAGGAGGATGGGTAGCAACACGAGCATCAGGCATGAAAAAAAACATCTATGGAAACATTGAAGATATG GTGATTCATATAAAAATGGTAACCCCTAGAGGAATAGTAGAAAAAAACTGTCAAGTACCTCGCATGTCAACGGGACCTGATATCCATCACTTCATTATGGGATCTGAAG gGACTCTTGGAGTGGTTACTGAAGTTACGATAAAGATTCGCCCAGTCCCTGAATACCAGAAGTATGGCTCTGTGGTCTTCCCTAACTTTGAACGAGGGGTGGCCTGCTTAAGGGAAGTGGCAAAGCAG AGATGTGCTCCTGCATCAATTCGCCTTGTTGACAATGCACAGTTTCAGTTTG GTCATGCTCTTAAACCACAAGTTGCTTCCATTTTTACATCGTTTTTGGATGGACTGAAAAAATTCTACATCACGAAG ttTAAAGGATTTGATCCCAACATACTGTGTGTAGCTACCTTGCTCTTTGAAGGTGATAGAGAGAAGGTGCTTCAGCATGAAAAGCAAGTCTATGATATTGCCACCAAGTTTGG TGGCTTGGCAGCGGGAGAAGATAATGGACAGAGAGGATATATGCTGACATTTGTCATCGCTTACCTTCGG GACCTGGGCCTGGATTACTATATAATAGGAGAATCATTTGAGACATCTGTTCCTTGGGATAG GGTTTTGGACCTTTGTAGGAATGTAAAGGAAAGGATAGTAagagaatgcaaagaaaagggtGTTCAATTTGCACCTCTTTCCACCTGCAG GGTGACACAGACTTATGATGCAGGTGCATGTGTCTACTTCTACTTTGCCTTTAACTACAGAGGAATTAGTGATCCTATTCATGTCTATGAACAAATTGAG AGGGCTGCTAGAGAAGAAATACTTGCCAATGGAGGAAGTCTGTCACATCACCATGGAG tagGCAAATTGCGGAAGCGCTGGATGAAGGAGAGCATCTCTGATGTTGGCCTGGGAATGCTGAGATCCGTTAAAGAATACGTGGACCCCAATAAcatctttggaaacaaaaatcttttataA
- the AGPS gene encoding alkyldihydroxyacetonephosphate synthase, peroxisomal isoform X5 produces MVLPTFKEWIEKTFGASLDHKTTSRATLNVNDVPPSIVNEEFLQDLRATKISYSQDAEDRVFRAHGHCLHEIFILREGMFKRVPDIVVWPVCHEDVVKIVELACKHNLCVIPFGGGTSVSSALECPEEEKRTILSLDTSQMNRILWIDEKNLTACVEAGIVGQDLEKQLSESGFCTGHEPDSMEFSSLGGWVATRASGMKKNIYGNIEDMVIHIKMVTPRGIVEKNCQVPRMSTGPDIHHFIMGSEGTLGVVTEVTIKIRPVPEYQKYGSVVFPNFERGVACLREVAKQRCAPASIRLVDNAQFQFGHALKPQVASIFTSFLDGLKKFYITKFKGFDPNILCVATLLFEGDREKVLQHEKQVYDIATKFGGLAAGEDNGQRGYMLTFVIAYLRDLGLDYYIIGESFETSVPWDRVLDLCRNVKERIVRECKEKGVQFAPLSTCRVTQTYDAGACVYFYFAFNYRGISDPIHVYEQIERAAREEILANGGSLSHHHGVGKLRKRWMKESISDVGLGMLRSVKEYVDPNNIFGNKNLL; encoded by the exons ATGGTATTACCAACTTTTAAGGAATGGATAGAAAAAACCTTTGGAGCCAGTCTGGATCACAAAACTACCTCTAGA GCAACCTTAAATGTTAATGATGTACCTCCATCCATTGtaaatgaagaatttcttcaggATCTTAGAGCCACTAAAATCTCATACTCGCAGGATGCAGAAGATAGGGTATTCAGAGCTCATG GTCACTGCCTACATGAGATATTTATACTCAGGGAAGGAATGTTTAAGCGAGTTCCTGATATAGTTGTATGGCCTG TTTGCCATGAAGATGTAGTTAAAATTGTGGAATTAGCCTGCAAACACAATCTCTGCGTAATACCATTTGGTG GAGGGACGAGTGTGTCTAGTGCCCTTGAATgtcctgaagaagaaaaaagaacgATTCTGTCGCTGGATACATCACAAATG AATCGGATTCTCTGGATAGATGAGAAGAACTTAACAGCTTGTGTGGAAGCTGGCATTGTTGGTCAAGATCTggaaaaacag ctTTCTGAAAGTGGCTTCTGTACAGGCCATGAACCAGACTCCATGGAGTTCAGCTCACTAGGAGGATGGGTAGCAACACGAGCATCAGGCATGAAAAAAAACATCTATGGAAACATTGAAGATATG GTGATTCATATAAAAATGGTAACCCCTAGAGGAATAGTAGAAAAAAACTGTCAAGTACCTCGCATGTCAACGGGACCTGATATCCATCACTTCATTATGGGATCTGAAG gGACTCTTGGAGTGGTTACTGAAGTTACGATAAAGATTCGCCCAGTCCCTGAATACCAGAAGTATGGCTCTGTGGTCTTCCCTAACTTTGAACGAGGGGTGGCCTGCTTAAGGGAAGTGGCAAAGCAG AGATGTGCTCCTGCATCAATTCGCCTTGTTGACAATGCACAGTTTCAGTTTG GTCATGCTCTTAAACCACAAGTTGCTTCCATTTTTACATCGTTTTTGGATGGACTGAAAAAATTCTACATCACGAAG ttTAAAGGATTTGATCCCAACATACTGTGTGTAGCTACCTTGCTCTTTGAAGGTGATAGAGAGAAGGTGCTTCAGCATGAAAAGCAAGTCTATGATATTGCCACCAAGTTTGG TGGCTTGGCAGCGGGAGAAGATAATGGACAGAGAGGATATATGCTGACATTTGTCATCGCTTACCTTCGG GACCTGGGCCTGGATTACTATATAATAGGAGAATCATTTGAGACATCTGTTCCTTGGGATAG GGTTTTGGACCTTTGTAGGAATGTAAAGGAAAGGATAGTAagagaatgcaaagaaaagggtGTTCAATTTGCACCTCTTTCCACCTGCAG GGTGACACAGACTTATGATGCAGGTGCATGTGTCTACTTCTACTTTGCCTTTAACTACAGAGGAATTAGTGATCCTATTCATGTCTATGAACAAATTGAG AGGGCTGCTAGAGAAGAAATACTTGCCAATGGAGGAAGTCTGTCACATCACCATGGAG tagGCAAATTGCGGAAGCGCTGGATGAAGGAGAGCATCTCTGATGTTGGCCTGGGAATGCTGAGATCCGTTAAAGAATACGTGGACCCCAATAAcatctttggaaacaaaaatcttttataA
- the AGPS gene encoding alkyldihydroxyacetonephosphate synthase, peroxisomal isoform X3, which translates to MRCKPRTMESASHAAYPFLHCTVIRWAMEPCLAVGIKWQELLKWNGWGYNDSKFIFNKKGQAEFTGKRYRLGGMVLPTFKEWIEKTFGASLDHKTTSRATLNVNDVPPSIVNEEFLQDLRATKISYSQDAEDRVFRAHGHCLHEIFILREGMFKRVPDIVVWPVCHEDVVKIVELACKHNLCVIPFGGGTSVSSALECPEEEKRTILSLDTSQMNRILWIDEKNLTACVEAGIVGQDLEKQLSESGFCTGHEPDSMEFSSLGGWVATRASGMKKNIYGNIEDMVIHIKMVTPRGIVEKNCQVPRMSTGPDIHHFIMGSEGTLGVVTEVTIKIRPVPEYQKYGSVVFPNFERGVACLREVAKQRCAPASIRLVDNAQFQFGHALKPQVASIFTSFLDGLKKFYITKFKGFDPNILCVATLLFEGDREKVLQHEKQVYDIATKFGGLAAGEDNGQRGYMLTFVIAYLRDLGLDYYIIGESFETSVPWDRVLDLCRNVKERIVRECKEKGVQFAPLSTCRVTQTYDAGACVYFYFAFNYRGISDPIHVYEQIERAAREEILANGGSLSHHHGVGKLRKRWMKESISDVGLGMLRSVKEYVDPNNIFGNKNLL; encoded by the exons gCAAGAACTTCTGAAATGGAATGGATGGGGATATAATGACTCCAAATTCATCTTCAATAAGAAGGGTCAAGCAGAATTCACAGGAAAAAG GTACAGATTAGGTGGTATGGTATTACCAACTTTTAAGGAATGGATAGAAAAAACCTTTGGAGCCAGTCTGGATCACAAAACTACCTCTAGA GCAACCTTAAATGTTAATGATGTACCTCCATCCATTGtaaatgaagaatttcttcaggATCTTAGAGCCACTAAAATCTCATACTCGCAGGATGCAGAAGATAGGGTATTCAGAGCTCATG GTCACTGCCTACATGAGATATTTATACTCAGGGAAGGAATGTTTAAGCGAGTTCCTGATATAGTTGTATGGCCTG TTTGCCATGAAGATGTAGTTAAAATTGTGGAATTAGCCTGCAAACACAATCTCTGCGTAATACCATTTGGTG GAGGGACGAGTGTGTCTAGTGCCCTTGAATgtcctgaagaagaaaaaagaacgATTCTGTCGCTGGATACATCACAAATG AATCGGATTCTCTGGATAGATGAGAAGAACTTAACAGCTTGTGTGGAAGCTGGCATTGTTGGTCAAGATCTggaaaaacag ctTTCTGAAAGTGGCTTCTGTACAGGCCATGAACCAGACTCCATGGAGTTCAGCTCACTAGGAGGATGGGTAGCAACACGAGCATCAGGCATGAAAAAAAACATCTATGGAAACATTGAAGATATG GTGATTCATATAAAAATGGTAACCCCTAGAGGAATAGTAGAAAAAAACTGTCAAGTACCTCGCATGTCAACGGGACCTGATATCCATCACTTCATTATGGGATCTGAAG gGACTCTTGGAGTGGTTACTGAAGTTACGATAAAGATTCGCCCAGTCCCTGAATACCAGAAGTATGGCTCTGTGGTCTTCCCTAACTTTGAACGAGGGGTGGCCTGCTTAAGGGAAGTGGCAAAGCAG AGATGTGCTCCTGCATCAATTCGCCTTGTTGACAATGCACAGTTTCAGTTTG GTCATGCTCTTAAACCACAAGTTGCTTCCATTTTTACATCGTTTTTGGATGGACTGAAAAAATTCTACATCACGAAG ttTAAAGGATTTGATCCCAACATACTGTGTGTAGCTACCTTGCTCTTTGAAGGTGATAGAGAGAAGGTGCTTCAGCATGAAAAGCAAGTCTATGATATTGCCACCAAGTTTGG TGGCTTGGCAGCGGGAGAAGATAATGGACAGAGAGGATATATGCTGACATTTGTCATCGCTTACCTTCGG GACCTGGGCCTGGATTACTATATAATAGGAGAATCATTTGAGACATCTGTTCCTTGGGATAG GGTTTTGGACCTTTGTAGGAATGTAAAGGAAAGGATAGTAagagaatgcaaagaaaagggtGTTCAATTTGCACCTCTTTCCACCTGCAG GGTGACACAGACTTATGATGCAGGTGCATGTGTCTACTTCTACTTTGCCTTTAACTACAGAGGAATTAGTGATCCTATTCATGTCTATGAACAAATTGAG AGGGCTGCTAGAGAAGAAATACTTGCCAATGGAGGAAGTCTGTCACATCACCATGGAG tagGCAAATTGCGGAAGCGCTGGATGAAGGAGAGCATCTCTGATGTTGGCCTGGGAATGCTGAGATCCGTTAAAGAATACGTGGACCCCAATAAcatctttggaaacaaaaatcttttataA